In Gemmata obscuriglobus, a single genomic region encodes these proteins:
- a CDS encoding TIGR03067 domain-containing protein, whose protein sequence is MTVRVPFAALTLALCLATHVAADDKKNETDLKSMVGNWTVEKAELGGKDSTVVFKTLKFEIREGGKYTVELGEKDEGAFTVNASKSPKEMDIMSDQGPNKGKTIKAIYKLDGDALTVCYNLDPNKPARPEKFESPASSKTFLVTYKRAKK, encoded by the coding sequence ATGACCGTTCGTGTTCCGTTCGCAGCGCTCACCCTCGCCCTGTGCCTCGCGACTCACGTCGCGGCCGACGACAAGAAAAACGAAACCGACCTGAAGTCAATGGTCGGCAACTGGACCGTTGAGAAGGCCGAGCTCGGCGGCAAAGACTCGACCGTCGTGTTCAAAACGCTGAAGTTCGAGATCCGCGAGGGCGGGAAGTACACCGTCGAACTTGGCGAGAAGGACGAGGGGGCGTTCACGGTGAACGCGAGTAAGAGCCCGAAGGAAATGGACATCATGTCCGACCAGGGACCGAACAAAGGCAAAACCATCAAGGCCATCTACAAACTGGACGGGGACGCACTCACCGTCTGCTACAACCTCGACCCGAACAAGCCCGCACGCCCGGAGAAGTTCGAGAGTCCGGCGAGCAGCAAAACGTTTCTCGTCACCTACAAGCGCGCGAAGAAGTAA
- a CDS encoding chalcone isomerase family protein, translating to MFRSAIFALVVAAVAGPGTAAEPVPVKGTSVAYAPTISATVKDKAVPLSLTGVGLRTKVGFDVYTVASYVQDGTRVQKAEDVAKTDSVRLLHLVMQRTVQPDDFIGAFRSAVGKSYPEGKFATEFAQLVNAIGKNAATKGDHVILLHVPGEGVRVQVGQKVDVTIKSPAFSQALWEVYFGSKPLDEGLKKGLVGSMKP from the coding sequence ATGTTTCGTTCCGCTATTTTCGCACTCGTCGTGGCGGCCGTTGCTGGACCCGGAACGGCCGCTGAGCCGGTTCCGGTCAAAGGGACCTCGGTTGCCTACGCCCCAACCATTTCAGCTACCGTCAAAGATAAGGCCGTTCCGCTCAGCCTGACCGGGGTCGGACTGCGCACCAAGGTCGGGTTCGATGTGTACACGGTCGCCAGCTACGTGCAGGACGGGACCCGCGTTCAGAAGGCCGAGGATGTGGCCAAGACCGACTCCGTCCGCTTGCTCCATTTGGTCATGCAGCGGACGGTGCAGCCGGACGACTTCATTGGGGCCTTCCGGTCGGCGGTCGGTAAGTCGTACCCCGAGGGCAAGTTCGCGACGGAGTTCGCCCAACTGGTCAACGCGATCGGGAAGAACGCAGCGACCAAGGGCGATCACGTGATTCTGCTTCACGTGCCCGGCGAGGGTGTGCGTGTTCAGGTGGGTCAGAAGGTGGACGTGACGATCAAGAGCCCGGCCTTCTCTCAAGCCCTGTGGGAGGTGTACTTCGGTTCGAAGCCGCTCGACGAAGGGCTCAAGAAGGGACTGGTCGGCTCGATGAAGCCGTAA
- the ruvB gene encoding Holliday junction branch migration DNA helicase RuvB, whose translation MAREKVITSGPGDEQKKHDAALRPKLLKEVIGQRKVAERLEIAVRASKKLNEPLGHILFDGPPGLGKTTFATVLPNELGTSLQMTSGPALAKPADLLPFLTNLEEGSVLFIDEIHRMPRVVEEFIYPAMEDFRIDIVLGEGMSARTISMTLKRFTLIGATTRSGMLSGPMRDRFKMHEHLEFYSVDELATIATVNAAKLNTPITSQASLELARRSRGTPRVANSRLHWTRSFAAAQHDGTITEEVARAALDMAEVDRDGLDKNDRKYLETLIDLYGGGPTGVEALAATINLASDTLSDEIEPYLLREQYITRSPRGRVAMPRAYSALGKLPPVPKPKPDDKQGSLFE comes from the coding sequence ATGGCGCGCGAGAAAGTGATCACCAGCGGACCGGGCGACGAACAAAAGAAGCACGACGCGGCGCTGCGCCCGAAACTCCTCAAGGAAGTGATCGGGCAGCGTAAGGTCGCAGAGCGGCTGGAGATCGCCGTGCGCGCCTCGAAGAAGCTCAACGAGCCGCTCGGGCACATCCTGTTCGACGGCCCGCCCGGGCTCGGGAAAACCACGTTCGCGACCGTTCTGCCGAACGAACTCGGCACCTCGCTGCAAATGACCAGCGGCCCGGCGCTCGCGAAGCCGGCCGACCTGCTCCCCTTCCTCACAAACCTTGAGGAAGGGTCGGTGCTCTTCATCGACGAGATCCACCGGATGCCGCGGGTGGTGGAAGAGTTCATTTACCCGGCGATGGAAGACTTCCGCATCGACATTGTGCTCGGCGAGGGTATGAGCGCGCGGACCATTTCCATGACCCTCAAACGGTTCACGCTCATCGGGGCCACCACGCGGAGCGGGATGCTGTCCGGCCCGATGCGTGACCGGTTCAAAATGCATGAACACCTGGAGTTCTACTCGGTCGATGAACTGGCTACGATCGCCACCGTGAACGCGGCAAAACTGAACACCCCGATCACCTCGCAGGCGTCGCTAGAGCTGGCCCGGCGCAGCCGCGGAACCCCGCGGGTGGCCAATTCGCGCCTCCACTGGACCCGCAGTTTCGCCGCAGCGCAGCACGACGGCACCATTACCGAAGAGGTCGCCCGGGCCGCGCTCGACATGGCCGAGGTGGACCGCGACGGGCTCGACAAGAACGACCGCAAGTACCTCGAAACGCTGATCGACCTTTACGGCGGCGGACCGACCGGGGTGGAGGCGCTCGCGGCGACGATCAACCTGGCGTCGGACACGCTCTCGGACGAGATCGAGCCTTACCTGCTGCGCGAGCAGTACATCACCCGTTCGCCGCGCGGCCGGGTGGCGATGCCCCGCGCTTACTCAGCTCTCGGGAAACTTCCACCAGTACCCAAGCCGAAGCCCGACGATAAGCAAGGATCGTTATTCGAATAA
- the cysS gene encoding cysteine--tRNA ligase, which translates to MALQVYSTLTRKKEPFHKQPGDTVTMYVCGPTVYKPSHIGHMVGPVIFDTVKRYLTYLGYKVKWVVNITDVDDKLIGRAQEQKTTVPELAAKMTEDYFACLKALNIAVSSPDGIDVFPRATQHIGGMIQVIQDLIKKDHAYEVDDGVYFDVSKDADYGKLTNRDPEQMEAGARLEPNPKKRNPGDFALWKSKPGEPAEVQFDSPFKCGRGRPGWHIECTCMAIKELGETLDIHGGGLDLQFPHHENELAQSESWTGKPFARVWMHNGLLKLKSGKMAGSLGNVLNVADALKAVGGGALRFFVLNTHYRSPIDLGDWEPKPGSIPSNLESAKVAFETFVRFAERVQRVTGQPFASLPAPVLFDPNRKFVQPALAEFAQRFHDFMDDDLNTGGVTGVLFELVTSLNRLADTTKLEDPATSNPQAKAEFTEGASLVKEIAQVLGLTFTAETKTLDGGNELVGGLMQLLLDLRANLRASAKEAAKDNPLRKALFDQTDLIRKRLGELGVTLEDRPGGTTWRVG; encoded by the coding sequence ATGGCTCTGCAAGTGTACAGCACGCTGACCCGTAAAAAGGAGCCGTTCCACAAGCAGCCCGGCGACACGGTCACGATGTACGTCTGCGGCCCGACGGTCTACAAGCCGTCGCACATCGGCCACATGGTCGGCCCGGTCATCTTCGACACCGTGAAACGCTACCTCACCTACCTCGGGTACAAGGTGAAGTGGGTCGTCAACATCACAGACGTGGACGACAAGCTGATCGGCCGCGCGCAGGAGCAGAAGACCACGGTCCCCGAACTCGCCGCGAAGATGACCGAGGACTACTTCGCGTGCTTGAAGGCGCTGAACATCGCCGTCAGCTCGCCAGACGGCATCGACGTGTTCCCCCGCGCCACGCAGCACATCGGCGGGATGATCCAGGTCATTCAAGACCTCATCAAGAAGGACCACGCCTACGAGGTCGACGACGGCGTGTACTTCGACGTGTCGAAGGACGCGGACTACGGCAAGCTGACGAACCGCGACCCCGAGCAGATGGAAGCCGGCGCGCGGCTGGAGCCGAACCCCAAGAAGCGCAACCCCGGCGACTTCGCGCTGTGGAAGTCCAAGCCGGGCGAGCCCGCGGAAGTGCAGTTCGACAGCCCCTTCAAATGCGGCCGGGGCCGCCCGGGGTGGCACATCGAATGCACCTGCATGGCGATCAAGGAACTCGGCGAGACGCTCGACATCCACGGCGGCGGGCTGGATTTGCAGTTCCCGCACCACGAGAACGAACTGGCCCAGAGCGAGAGCTGGACCGGCAAGCCGTTCGCGCGCGTCTGGATGCACAACGGACTACTGAAGCTCAAAAGCGGCAAGATGGCCGGCTCGCTCGGCAACGTACTGAACGTTGCCGACGCTCTGAAGGCGGTGGGCGGCGGGGCGCTACGGTTCTTCGTGCTGAACACGCATTACCGGTCGCCGATTGATCTTGGCGATTGGGAGCCGAAGCCGGGTTCCATCCCGAGCAACCTCGAATCGGCGAAGGTCGCATTCGAAACTTTTGTTCGATTCGCCGAGCGTGTCCAGCGCGTCACCGGGCAACCGTTCGCCAGTCTCCCGGCGCCAGTTCTGTTCGATCCCAACCGAAAGTTCGTACAGCCGGCACTCGCAGAGTTCGCCCAACGCTTCCACGATTTCATGGACGACGACCTCAATACGGGTGGCGTTACCGGGGTGCTGTTCGAGTTGGTCACGTCTTTGAACCGGCTCGCCGACACAACCAAACTCGAAGACCCCGCCACCAGCAACCCACAAGCGAAAGCCGAGTTCACAGAGGGGGCGAGCCTCGTTAAGGAAATCGCTCAGGTCCTCGGACTCACCTTCACCGCGGAAACCAAAACCCTCGACGGCGGGAACGAACTCGTCGGCGGGCTGATGCAACTGCTCCTCGACCTGCGCGCGAACCTCCGCGCGAGCGCCAAGGAGGCCGCGAAGGACAACCCGCTCAGGAAGGCGCTGTTCGACCAGACGGACCTGATCCGCAAGCGCCTCGGCGAGTTGGGGGTAACGCTCGAAGACCGCCCCGGCGGAACCACTTGGCGCGTCGGGTAG
- a CDS encoding YbaN family protein codes for MNAQLPLELNIGTSNQERPDANAPRASAPPRPVTGVRRVVYVCAGLVCVGLAYLGAVLPGLPTTPWVLLASYFFSRSSPRLERWLKRSPLFGRLLRDWHEHGGIRRPVKVFAVCLVVTVVSLSLAFRDLPVAVKCVIAGLALIGICTILFIVPTVKANRRP; via the coding sequence GTGAACGCGCAGCTCCCACTGGAACTGAACATCGGCACCTCGAACCAGGAGCGGCCCGACGCCAACGCGCCCCGCGCGAGTGCCCCACCGCGCCCGGTCACCGGGGTGCGACGGGTTGTGTACGTGTGCGCGGGATTGGTGTGTGTTGGGTTGGCGTATCTCGGTGCGGTCCTTCCCGGGCTCCCAACGACTCCGTGGGTGCTGCTGGCGAGTTACTTCTTTTCGCGCTCGTCGCCCCGTTTAGAGCGGTGGCTGAAGCGGTCACCGTTGTTCGGGCGGTTGCTCCGCGACTGGCACGAGCACGGCGGCATCCGGCGCCCCGTGAAAGTGTTTGCGGTGTGCCTTGTGGTCACGGTGGTGAGCCTGAGCCTTGCGTTCCGCGATTTGCCCGTAGCGGTGAAGTGCGTCATTGCGGGGCTGGCGCTGATCGGGATTTGCACCATTCTGTTCATCGTGCCGACCGTGAAAGCCAACCGCCGCCCGTAA
- a CDS encoding HEAT repeat domain-containing protein, whose amino-acid sequence MYRRSLLLALALCVACGCGKKPAAPTAEPKTDENTTTAKPHEDGAAERRNKQLAALKNRQDAPRRAAIDELSFLVLEDPGTGPALVELLKDKTTNGPGNTRANQINSTREAAALALLKSGPKGEALLRDKGLSALREGLTDPTPAVREHTAYTIGQLGPVSKALAADVQKLCTDPDVRVRGAAFDALHTTGVANPVALSKLLTHESDETARLAGELVSALTTLPADAVEPLAAALKSDNPNVRRAAANALGAIGPNAAPAVPALIALLKKAYKDRDPQQRPDEGGPEIASWNALGRIGAVAVAPTAKLLDDSNALLRYDALRALGDMGPIAKPAAGAIKKVLQDLSADNALEAACALLRIGDSQNEALALLKRGLDSDSRGVAALAVQVIGRVGPAAETLVPAALTKLTSPDPFARSAALELVALRPATEQTKLAAEIGKLASDDERVIRIQVARTLVRLGPAGAPAADSLGRAISEEKDGGVRELLLTALLAMGANTKPALPALLPLTTDRDLSPPVRLSVLSALVTIDAASAEVSTALLKATQDNEAAVRAAAATALGRLDPLPPNALDALLKLVKSDSRTGPRVAALLALAAAGTRAQPARAEVEALTNSPQANLALLAKVAQAAIDGDTSKVAPAVRTGLRDRNPAVRAAAVEAVLVIGPIKDDLPALLTLLKELGSTTRGTAAAAIGRLGPTAQDAVPQLTRLLDDHDSEVRITAVEALGRIGPAAQPAVRKLKELLRDPLVWPVAQKALEKIEAK is encoded by the coding sequence ATGTACCGCCGTTCGTTACTCCTCGCGTTGGCACTGTGTGTGGCCTGCGGTTGTGGAAAAAAGCCCGCCGCGCCAACAGCCGAACCCAAGACGGACGAAAACACGACCACTGCGAAACCGCATGAGGACGGCGCCGCGGAGCGGCGGAACAAGCAGCTCGCCGCGCTCAAGAACCGCCAGGACGCCCCCCGCCGAGCCGCGATCGACGAACTATCGTTTCTCGTACTCGAAGACCCCGGGACCGGGCCGGCACTCGTCGAACTGCTGAAGGACAAAACCACCAACGGACCCGGGAACACGCGCGCGAACCAGATCAATAGCACCCGTGAAGCCGCGGCCCTCGCGCTGCTGAAATCCGGCCCGAAAGGCGAAGCGCTGCTGCGAGATAAGGGACTATCGGCACTACGCGAAGGGCTAACAGACCCGACGCCCGCGGTGCGCGAACACACGGCGTACACGATCGGGCAACTGGGGCCGGTGTCGAAAGCCCTGGCCGCCGACGTGCAGAAGCTCTGCACCGATCCGGACGTGCGGGTCCGTGGCGCAGCGTTCGACGCGCTGCACACGACCGGAGTTGCGAACCCCGTCGCACTGTCCAAACTCCTTACACACGAAAGCGACGAAACCGCCCGACTCGCCGGCGAACTGGTCAGCGCGCTGACGACCCTCCCCGCGGACGCCGTCGAACCGCTCGCCGCGGCACTCAAGAGCGACAACCCGAACGTGCGTCGCGCCGCCGCCAACGCACTCGGAGCAATCGGACCGAACGCCGCACCGGCCGTTCCCGCCCTGATCGCGCTCCTGAAAAAGGCCTACAAGGATCGCGACCCACAACAGCGCCCGGACGAAGGCGGTCCCGAAATCGCGTCATGGAACGCACTGGGGCGCATCGGGGCCGTAGCGGTCGCTCCGACCGCAAAGCTGCTCGACGATTCGAACGCACTGCTTCGTTACGACGCTCTTCGCGCGCTGGGCGACATGGGGCCGATCGCGAAGCCAGCCGCTGGTGCGATCAAAAAGGTGCTCCAGGACCTGTCAGCCGACAACGCGCTCGAGGCCGCCTGCGCGCTGCTCCGCATCGGCGACTCGCAAAACGAGGCGCTCGCGCTGCTGAAACGCGGACTCGATTCGGACTCGCGCGGGGTCGCGGCGCTGGCGGTCCAGGTGATCGGTCGCGTCGGCCCCGCTGCGGAAACGCTCGTCCCGGCGGCACTGACAAAGCTGACCAGCCCGGACCCGTTTGCACGAAGCGCCGCTCTGGAGTTGGTCGCGTTACGCCCCGCAACCGAGCAAACGAAGCTGGCGGCAGAGATCGGTAAGCTCGCGAGCGACGATGAGCGTGTCATCCGGATCCAGGTTGCCCGTACATTGGTGCGTCTCGGTCCCGCCGGGGCACCCGCGGCCGACTCGCTGGGCCGAGCAATCTCTGAGGAGAAAGACGGCGGCGTGCGGGAGTTGTTACTCACGGCGCTGCTCGCGATGGGAGCCAATACAAAACCGGCCCTACCAGCACTGCTCCCTCTCACCACCGACCGGGATTTGTCGCCTCCGGTGCGACTCAGCGTCCTGTCTGCCCTCGTCACAATCGACGCGGCATCAGCCGAGGTCAGCACGGCGCTTTTGAAAGCCACACAAGACAATGAGGCAGCCGTTCGCGCGGCCGCGGCGACCGCACTCGGCAGGCTCGACCCGCTTCCGCCCAACGCTCTTGACGCGCTACTCAAGCTCGTGAAAAGCGACAGTCGCACCGGACCGCGCGTCGCCGCTCTACTGGCCCTTGCCGCAGCAGGTACTCGCGCGCAGCCGGCGCGAGCCGAAGTCGAAGCGCTAACAAATAGCCCGCAGGCAAACCTAGCGCTGTTGGCGAAGGTTGCACAGGCGGCCATCGACGGCGACACCAGCAAAGTCGCACCGGCAGTGCGGACCGGACTGCGCGACCGCAACCCGGCGGTTCGTGCGGCCGCAGTCGAAGCGGTTCTGGTGATCGGTCCCATCAAAGACGATCTGCCCGCGCTTCTGACCCTGTTAAAAGAACTCGGTTCGACGACGCGAGGCACGGCCGCCGCCGCGATCGGACGGCTCGGACCAACTGCGCAAGACGCGGTGCCACAACTGACCCGCCTGCTCGACGATCACGATTCTGAGGTTCGCATTACGGCGGTCGAGGCACTTGGGCGTATCGGACCGGCGGCACAACCGGCCGTGCGCAAGCTGAAAGAACTGCTGCGCGACCCACTCGTCTGGCCGGTCGCGCAAAAAGCGTTGGAGAAAATCGAAGCGAAGTGA
- a CDS encoding sigma-70 family RNA polymerase sigma factor encodes MSHALSALMAHTAQAVAPDTDGQLLRRFVRTGDEAAFAELVRRLGPLVLGVCRRIAPDAHTAEDAFQAAFLVLARRAAVVRPAEAVRGWLYGVAVRCAQEARTVSARRRAREVPVPNVPEQPAEPNERADADVLHALDEEMTLLPEHLRAAVVLCEIEGLSRKEAAGRLRTSEGTLSSRLAKARKLLAHRLRQRGITLSSAGLSAALGATAQARVPTDLTARALTAALFPALRPAGAITLSTRVLKTMLVQKLKTVVPLVALALGAFACAALAATQEPPGSQPRIVPATRPDSPAVKVAPKPLLKGPNKLLYWTDGKLVLSNPDGKNTKEFALKERFLPSVQLSPDGKTIAYRHPPQRTAKLSDLLTKSEPLKLHLHVRALNDTGSGTDLGVECDSFVWSPDGTEIACSSVDDEPGRQPQATSLVVRVESKEKTELKLPPGHVITSWAPDGRFVTMRLTRTDPSDAKARLYLVNRDGSKHKALAPDTNATMGRMSPDGTRVLCVLLKSAKETTAEKKKRQEAGAELPPPERALAILDIASGKVTKVANVPPNGEVQEHGLVWSPDGKRIAYTWRQKHEGGRQEATNKETEWRLIVCDADGTNVTTVASQKTQGELLTLFSLDWR; translated from the coding sequence ATGTCCCATGCCCTGTCCGCACTGATGGCCCACACCGCCCAGGCCGTCGCTCCCGACACCGACGGCCAACTCCTCAGACGGTTCGTGCGTACCGGCGACGAGGCAGCGTTCGCCGAACTGGTCCGGCGCCTCGGGCCGTTGGTCCTCGGAGTGTGCCGACGAATCGCCCCCGACGCACACACGGCCGAAGACGCGTTCCAGGCCGCGTTCCTCGTACTCGCGCGCCGCGCCGCAGTCGTCCGCCCGGCCGAGGCGGTGCGCGGGTGGCTGTACGGGGTCGCCGTCCGGTGTGCGCAGGAGGCCCGCACCGTGAGTGCCCGCCGACGCGCCCGCGAGGTGCCGGTCCCGAACGTTCCCGAACAACCAGCGGAACCAAACGAACGAGCGGACGCAGATGTGCTGCACGCGCTCGACGAGGAAATGACCCTGCTCCCCGAGCACCTGCGCGCAGCGGTCGTGTTGTGCGAGATCGAAGGACTGAGTCGCAAGGAGGCGGCCGGGCGACTGAGAACTTCGGAGGGAACGCTGTCGAGCCGGCTCGCAAAGGCGCGCAAGCTCCTCGCTCACCGGTTACGACAGCGCGGAATCACACTGAGCTCCGCGGGACTGTCGGCAGCGCTCGGCGCAACCGCACAAGCGAGAGTCCCGACAGACCTCACCGCCCGAGCGCTGACAGCGGCACTCTTCCCGGCCCTCAGACCAGCGGGCGCAATAACCCTTTCGACCCGAGTACTCAAAACCATGCTCGTACAAAAGCTGAAAACCGTTGTTCCGCTCGTGGCGCTCGCACTCGGCGCGTTCGCGTGCGCCGCCCTCGCCGCGACCCAAGAGCCGCCCGGTTCCCAACCGAGAATCGTACCCGCGACGCGCCCTGATTCTCCCGCGGTGAAAGTGGCTCCGAAACCACTTCTGAAGGGACCGAACAAGCTGCTCTACTGGACCGACGGAAAACTCGTACTGTCCAACCCCGATGGTAAGAACACAAAGGAGTTCGCCCTCAAGGAGCGGTTCCTCCCGAGCGTGCAACTTTCTCCAGACGGAAAGACGATCGCGTACCGGCACCCGCCGCAGCGGACTGCCAAGCTCAGTGACCTTCTGACGAAAAGCGAGCCCCTAAAACTGCACCTACACGTCCGCGCGCTCAACGACACCGGTAGCGGCACCGACCTCGGTGTCGAGTGCGACTCGTTCGTGTGGTCGCCGGACGGGACTGAAATCGCGTGCTCCAGTGTCGATGACGAACCCGGCCGGCAGCCCCAAGCGACTTCCCTGGTGGTCCGCGTGGAGTCGAAGGAGAAGACGGAGCTAAAGCTCCCGCCGGGTCACGTCATTACGAGCTGGGCTCCCGACGGGCGGTTCGTCACCATGCGACTAACCAGGACCGACCCGTCCGACGCCAAAGCCCGCCTATATCTGGTGAACCGCGACGGCAGCAAGCACAAAGCGCTGGCCCCGGACACGAACGCGACGATGGGCCGCATGTCCCCGGACGGCACCCGCGTGTTGTGTGTTCTGCTAAAGAGCGCAAAAGAAACGACGGCCGAGAAAAAGAAGCGCCAGGAAGCCGGCGCCGAGCTTCCGCCGCCGGAGCGCGCGCTGGCCATTCTCGATATCGCAAGCGGGAAGGTTACCAAAGTGGCAAACGTGCCGCCGAACGGAGAGGTCCAAGAGCACGGGTTAGTCTGGTCCCCTGACGGCAAGAGGATCGCGTACACTTGGCGCCAGAAGCACGAGGGCGGGCGGCAGGAAGCAACCAACAAGGAAACGGAGTGGCGCCTGATCGTGTGCGACGCCGACGGAACGAACGTAACGACTGTGGCCTCCCAAAAAACGCAAGGGGAGCTCCTTACACTCTTCAGCCTCGACTGGCGGTAA
- a CDS encoding low affinity iron permease family protein produces the protein MTEKGSWLERMSGLATAWTGSSQAFALALGTILVWAVTGPLFRFSDTWQLVINTGTTIVTFLMVFLIQRAQNKDSLAIHLKLNEIVAALPWTSNRLISAEDLTETEVRILRDHFRKLVELARRDEDLKCSHSIEDAEADHVRKQQTAARA, from the coding sequence ATGACCGAAAAAGGTAGCTGGCTGGAACGCATGTCGGGGCTCGCGACCGCGTGGACCGGATCTTCCCAGGCGTTTGCGCTCGCCCTCGGAACCATTCTTGTGTGGGCGGTGACCGGCCCTCTGTTCCGGTTTTCGGACACGTGGCAACTGGTGATCAACACCGGCACCACGATCGTTACGTTCTTGATGGTGTTCCTGATTCAGCGTGCCCAGAACAAGGACTCGCTGGCGATTCACTTGAAACTCAACGAGATTGTTGCCGCGTTGCCGTGGACGAGCAACCGGCTTATCAGTGCCGAGGATCTGACCGAGACTGAAGTGAGGATCTTGCGCGACCACTTCCGCAAGTTGGTGGAACTGGCCCGGAGGGACGAAGACCTGAAGTGTTCGCACTCGATCGAAGACGCGGAAGCGGATCACGTGCGGAAGCAGCAAACGGCGGCTCGCGCGTGA
- the ruvA gene encoding Holliday junction branch migration protein RuvA has protein sequence MITKMTGVLTRCRHDEDDVRLQIGPFEYQIMVPEAVRRQIQMRTGHELTFHITEYLEGNSSGNRFVPRRVGFLHEHELEFFELFCTVEKIGVKKALKAMAFSVKTIADAISRQDAKWLSALPGIGPTTAEQIVTTLKRKVTKFTVLNTPAPVAAPGAEPAPDAVVEEKPSGKKAKSAKKTAAEEPALATEPLVTAADGQLIEDVYQALMGLGLNPLEARAKLDALLTCGQPFRSLQEAITLLYAQKG, from the coding sequence ATGATCACCAAGATGACGGGCGTCCTCACCCGCTGCCGGCACGACGAGGACGATGTGCGGCTCCAGATCGGGCCGTTCGAGTACCAGATCATGGTGCCCGAAGCCGTGCGGCGACAGATCCAAATGCGCACCGGGCACGAACTCACCTTTCACATCACCGAGTACCTCGAAGGCAACTCGTCGGGCAACCGCTTCGTCCCGCGCCGCGTCGGGTTCCTGCATGAACACGAGCTGGAGTTCTTCGAACTGTTCTGCACGGTCGAAAAGATCGGCGTGAAAAAGGCGCTGAAGGCGATGGCGTTCTCGGTGAAAACCATCGCCGACGCGATCTCGCGCCAGGACGCGAAGTGGCTGTCGGCGCTGCCCGGGATCGGCCCCACGACCGCCGAACAGATCGTCACCACGCTGAAGCGAAAAGTGACGAAGTTCACGGTGCTGAACACGCCGGCGCCGGTCGCCGCTCCCGGCGCCGAGCCGGCGCCAGACGCAGTGGTCGAAGAGAAGCCCAGCGGCAAGAAAGCGAAGTCCGCGAAGAAGACTGCTGCCGAGGAGCCGGCGCTCGCGACGGAGCCGCTCGTCACCGCCGCCGACGGGCAACTGATCGAGGACGTGTATCAGGCGCTAATGGGTCTCGGCCTGAACCCACTGGAAGCGCGTGCCAAACTCGACGCGCTCCTGACGTGCGGCCAACCGTTCCGCTCGCTGCAAGAGGCCATCACGCTCCTCTACGCACAGAAAGGGTGA
- the ruvC gene encoding crossover junction endodeoxyribonuclease RuvC → MLTPPPDVPAPRRILGIDPGLQTTGYGVLEVSDKGPRVVDAGVIRSADGRDSSDMARRVKALYDGLSEVLGEWKPAALAIEQLYAHYDHPRTAILMAHARGVYLLAAAQHSIPVTSYAPTKVKKLVTGHGHAVKEQMQYAVMRELNLAKLPEPHDVADALGIALCHYFATGSGVMGGARGATFTGVNMKALLGAEPDPDELTEEDTRSESA, encoded by the coding sequence ATGCTCACGCCCCCTCCCGACGTACCCGCACCGCGCCGCATCCTGGGGATCGACCCCGGGTTGCAAACGACCGGCTACGGCGTCCTTGAGGTCTCCGACAAGGGGCCGCGCGTCGTCGATGCCGGTGTTATCCGTTCTGCCGACGGGCGCGATTCTTCCGACATGGCACGCCGCGTAAAGGCCCTTTACGATGGCCTGAGTGAGGTGCTCGGTGAGTGGAAGCCGGCCGCGCTCGCCATCGAGCAACTCTACGCCCACTACGACCACCCGCGAACCGCGATCCTGATGGCCCATGCTCGCGGCGTGTACCTGCTGGCTGCGGCGCAGCATAGTATACCGGTGACCAGTTACGCCCCAACGAAGGTGAAAAAACTGGTAACGGGGCACGGGCACGCGGTGAAGGAGCAGATGCAGTACGCAGTGATGCGCGAACTGAACCTCGCGAAGCTGCCGGAGCCGCACGACGTGGCCGACGCCCTCGGGATCGCACTGTGCCATTACTTCGCAACCGGGAGCGGCGTCATGGGCGGCGCCCGCGGTGCGACCTTCACCGGCGTGAACATGAAAGCGTTACTCGGCGCCGAACCCGATCCCGACGAGTTGACGGAAGAAGACACCCGGAGCGAATCCGCATGA